The following proteins are encoded in a genomic region of Ornithinibacillus sp. 4-3:
- the rplI gene encoding 50S ribosomal protein L9 has protein sequence MKVILLQDVKGKGKKGDIVDVPVGYANNFLFKNKLAHEATPGNLKAVKAQKRKAAQAEEAEKEKAEQLKVKLEDIVVTITAKAGEGGRLFGSITSKQIAEELKKAEGIDVDRRKIDLDQPIRALGHTNIPVKLHPDVSGTIKVHVKEA, from the coding sequence ATGAAGGTCATTTTATTACAGGACGTAAAAGGTAAAGGAAAAAAAGGTGACATTGTGGATGTGCCTGTTGGATATGCGAATAACTTTTTATTTAAAAATAAACTTGCGCACGAGGCAACTCCAGGAAACTTAAAGGCTGTAAAAGCACAAAAACGTAAGGCGGCTCAAGCTGAAGAAGCAGAAAAAGAAAAGGCAGAACAATTAAAAGTGAAGCTGGAAGATATTGTAGTTACCATTACTGCTAAAGCCGGTGAAGGCGGACGTTTATTTGGTTCTATTACAAGTAAACAAATTGCTGAAGAACTTAAAAAAGCAGAGGGCATTGATGTAGATCGTAGAAAAATTGACCTGGATCAACCAATTCGTGCTTTAGGGCATACAAATATTCCAGTTAAATTACATCCAGATGTATCTGGAACAATTAAAGTTCACGTAAAAGAAGCTTAA
- a CDS encoding DHH family phosphoesterase: protein MPNSNKRGFMNRHVWLVYVISAVSVAAVTYYQLWLGIIMAILLIISFFYSLQIEQKLFKKQQDYILSLSHRIEKVAEVALLKMPIGIILYDEKLKIEWTNPYMNKFAEEDSLVGTPLHRLSEKLDQMMHENKTEGWVRLGDYEFEVTINLEEHLLYLFDRTEQYALQKSYEEDQTVMAIIFLDNYEEITQNMDDTVKSMLNSKVTSLLNNWSNDYGIYLKRTSQDRFLAVATKKILQQLEGTKFEILDKVRELEIEHKLKNPITLSIGVGYGDLGLQPIGELAQSGLDLALGRGGDQVVIKDDQGKVRFYGGKTSPMEKRTRVRARVISHALTELVRASDKVIIMGHRSPDMDSLGSSIGILNIARANDVQGYIVFDEDDNITGVQRIIEALTKEESLWRQFISSEEAEDLITPRSLIVVVDTHKPSMVASESLLYKSEYKVIIDHHRRGEDFIENPTLVYMEPYASSTAELVTELLEYQPSKIKLKMLEATALLAGIIVDTKSFTLRTGSRTFDAASYLRSKGADTVLVQRFMKEDLDVYVKRSKLIEKTYFYRDSIAITKSDSEEIFDQVIIAQAADTLLTMSGVIASFVISPLASGKIGVSARSLGDVNVQIIMEKMNGGGHLTNAATQISDTTTEETEALLKDLLDEYFEGRD from the coding sequence ATGCCCAATTCAAACAAAAGAGGATTTATGAATCGCCATGTATGGCTTGTCTATGTAATATCAGCCGTTTCAGTTGCTGCTGTTACATATTACCAATTGTGGCTAGGAATCATTATGGCAATCCTGCTGATTATTTCCTTTTTCTATAGCTTACAAATCGAGCAGAAACTATTTAAAAAACAACAGGATTATATTTTGTCTCTGTCTCATCGCATAGAGAAAGTAGCAGAGGTTGCACTTTTAAAAATGCCTATTGGGATTATTTTATATGATGAAAAGTTGAAAATTGAATGGACCAATCCGTATATGAATAAATTTGCGGAAGAGGACTCTTTAGTTGGCACACCATTACATCGTTTATCGGAAAAGTTAGATCAAATGATGCATGAAAATAAGACAGAGGGCTGGGTGCGCCTAGGAGATTATGAATTTGAGGTTACAATTAATTTAGAAGAGCACTTGCTTTATTTATTCGATCGTACAGAACAATATGCCTTACAAAAATCATATGAGGAAGATCAGACAGTAATGGCAATTATCTTCTTAGATAATTATGAGGAAATTACTCAAAATATGGACGATACAGTAAAAAGTATGTTAAACTCCAAAGTTACTTCTTTATTAAATAATTGGTCTAATGACTATGGAATTTATTTAAAGCGAACTTCTCAGGATCGCTTTTTAGCAGTTGCAACGAAAAAGATTTTGCAACAATTAGAAGGAACAAAGTTTGAGATTTTAGATAAAGTGCGTGAATTAGAAATTGAACATAAGTTAAAAAACCCAATTACTTTAAGTATTGGAGTAGGCTATGGTGATTTAGGTTTACAACCTATTGGTGAATTAGCTCAATCAGGTCTCGATTTAGCGCTTGGGCGCGGGGGTGACCAAGTAGTTATTAAAGATGATCAAGGAAAGGTTCGTTTCTATGGTGGAAAAACAAGTCCAATGGAAAAACGAACACGAGTACGAGCGCGAGTGATTTCCCATGCGTTAACGGAATTAGTAAGAGCTAGTGACAAGGTAATTATTATGGGGCATCGTTCTCCAGATATGGATTCACTGGGTTCTTCTATCGGTATTTTAAATATTGCTAGAGCTAATGATGTTCAAGGTTATATTGTATTTGATGAGGATGATAATATTACTGGGGTACAACGTATTATTGAGGCTTTGACAAAGGAAGAAAGCTTATGGCGACAATTTATTAGCTCTGAAGAAGCAGAAGACCTTATTACACCACGAAGCTTAATTGTTGTTGTAGATACACATAAACCATCTATGGTGGCTAGTGAAAGCCTGTTATATAAATCAGAGTATAAAGTGATTATTGATCATCATCGTCGAGGTGAAGATTTTATCGAAAATCCAACATTAGTATATATGGAACCATATGCATCTTCGACAGCAGAGCTCGTTACAGAGTTATTAGAGTATCAGCCGAGTAAGATAAAACTAAAAATGCTAGAAGCGACAGCATTATTAGCTGGAATTATTGTAGATACAAAGAGCTTCACATTGCGAACAGGCTCAAGAACTTTCGATGCCGCTTCTTACTTGCGTTCAAAAGGTGCAGATACTGTATTAGTTCAGCGCTTTATGAAGGAAGATTTAGATGTATATGTGAAACGTAGTAAACTAATTGAGAAAACATATTTTTATCGTGATTCTATCGCTATTACAAAATCAGATAGTGAAGAAATTTTTGATCAGGTTATTATTGCTCAAGCAGCAGATACCTTATTGACCATGAGTGGTGTTATTGCTTCTTTCGTAATTTCTCCACTTGCTTCAGGAAAAATAGGAGTGAGTGCTCGTTCATTAGGTGATGTCAATGTACAAATCATTATGGAGAAAATGAATGGTGGAGGGCATTTAACAAATGCAGCAACACAAATAAGTGATACAACAACGGAAGAAACAGAGGCGTTGTTAAAGGATTTATTAGATGAATATTTTGAGGGGAGAGATTAA
- a CDS encoding YybS family protein, translated as MDQSKKISEGAMLAGIYIILMILSLFIPMLLMVAIFVLPVPFIMYVAKHNWQSGLIMLVVTMLISFFIQPAIAIPLTAIAGISGIMVGEAIRGRLSPYETWARGTIGFVIGFVLMLLYSQFVFQVNIIAEFETMMRESVQFSSEIMEQVGINTGTEENLELIDRSITQMMTLVPVGIAISAMFSAFLSQWISYRIISRIERKHLRFPPFRKLQFPLALIWIYFLGIIITLFMEDPNTNFNMVINNVMTFTGLLLVLQGLSFLFYYAHYKQKSNVLPIVVVVLTVIFPVLLLYFVRILGIIDLGFNLRKRLSNEDK; from the coding sequence ATGGATCAATCTAAAAAAATTTCTGAAGGTGCCATGCTAGCAGGAATATATATTATATTAATGATTTTATCTTTATTTATTCCAATGCTATTAATGGTAGCGATTTTTGTATTACCTGTACCTTTTATTATGTATGTAGCTAAACATAATTGGCAATCAGGGCTCATTATGCTTGTAGTGACAATGCTTATATCGTTTTTCATCCAGCCAGCAATAGCTATTCCACTTACTGCAATAGCTGGTATTAGTGGAATTATGGTAGGGGAAGCAATTCGGGGGCGTTTAAGCCCGTATGAAACTTGGGCAAGAGGAACAATAGGCTTTGTCATAGGATTTGTCCTTATGCTTTTATATAGCCAATTTGTTTTTCAAGTAAATATTATTGCAGAGTTTGAAACGATGATGCGGGAATCTGTACAGTTTAGCTCAGAAATAATGGAACAGGTTGGTATTAACACAGGTACAGAGGAGAATTTGGAATTAATTGATCGCTCGATTACACAAATGATGACACTTGTTCCAGTAGGGATTGCTATTTCAGCAATGTTTTCTGCATTTTTGTCTCAATGGATTAGCTATCGAATCATCAGTCGTATAGAAAGGAAACATTTACGTTTTCCGCCATTTCGTAAGCTACAATTTCCTTTAGCATTAATTTGGATTTATTTCCTCGGAATTATTATTACTCTGTTCATGGAGGATCCAAATACAAACTTCAACATGGTTATCAATAATGTCATGACATTTACAGGTTTATTATTAGTGCTACAAGGTTTATCTTTTCTGTTTTATTATGCGCATTATAAGCAAAAATCAAATGTATTACCAATTGTAGTCGTTGTTTTAACTGTGATTTTTCCAGTTCTTCTGCTTTATTTCGTTCGAATCTTAGGTATAATTGACTTAGGATTTAATCTACGAAAACGACTATCTAATGAGGATAAATAA
- a CDS encoding DUF1189 family protein translates to MIFIKTFLESLKLPNKQALFRLNRVGMDIVVIYMFILILLASVPSLVSQIEANSVSDMNMNVFFLLIYFFIFYYLPVTVFIFGLLSLVAYAGVGIANLLKRKLRFAILWKMTAFTSTIPLILFTILTFFLDIPTYFFWIAIIYILIMLVRMITIYPKRVQK, encoded by the coding sequence ATGATTTTTATAAAAACGTTCTTAGAAAGTTTGAAATTACCTAATAAACAGGCTTTATTCCGCTTAAATCGAGTAGGTATGGATATCGTTGTAATTTATATGTTTATTCTAATTCTACTTGCATCCGTTCCTTCACTAGTAAGTCAAATAGAGGCAAACAGCGTATCAGATATGAATATGAATGTTTTCTTTCTATTAATTTACTTCTTTATTTTTTACTATTTACCTGTGACAGTTTTTATTTTCGGGCTACTCTCATTAGTTGCATACGCTGGAGTTGGAATTGCTAATTTATTAAAAAGAAAATTAAGATTCGCGATTTTGTGGAAAATGACAGCTTTCACTTCTACTATTCCACTTATTCTTTTCACTATTTTAACATTTTTCCTAGATATTCCGACATACTTCTTTTGGATAGCAATCATTTATATACTCATTATGCTTGTTAGAATGATTACCATTTATCCAAAACGAGTACAAAAGTAA
- a CDS encoding fibronectin type III domain-containing protein: MLDLMIPVLANIIVEATPQKVVLGFSDNKYVKYEISIDNQSYSSSDNHIVIDGLMPGTTYKAQVQAYKEGSLYPSNAV, translated from the coding sequence TTGCTGGATCTGATGATTCCTGTTTTAGCTAATATAATCGTGGAAGCCACTCCTCAAAAAGTTGTATTAGGTTTTAGTGATAATAAATATGTGAAATATGAGATTTCTATAGATAATCAATCATACAGTAGTTCTGATAATCACATCGTTATTGATGGATTAATGCCGGGAACAACCTATAAGGCACAGGTACAAGCCTATAAAGAAGGAAGTCTATATCCTTCTAATGCAGTTTAG
- a CDS encoding creatininase family protein: MKAYILPKMTWPEVEKSLKDVKVAIVPIGAQEQHGPHIAEGCDSYRSEKFSELLAEKCFPHVIVTPTVTYGVSPHHMDFPGTISLRPETLMAILEDIVSSLKQHGIEKFLFINGHGGNSATISVSANILTRKYDVEIASSDFINAAVNTTKEEVHSEHFGHACERETSESMYLAPEIVRTDKIQAGDMNMDSFAMKYRKKPYISIVNQFKEITNSGNIGDGKKGSYELGEKMINEALDNISEFILDFMKTKR, from the coding sequence ATGAAAGCTTATATTTTACCGAAAATGACATGGCCTGAAGTTGAGAAATCATTGAAGGATGTAAAAGTGGCGATCGTACCTATTGGGGCACAGGAGCAACATGGTCCTCATATAGCGGAAGGGTGCGACTCATATCGATCTGAGAAATTTAGTGAATTATTGGCTGAGAAATGCTTTCCGCATGTCATCGTAACGCCAACTGTAACATACGGTGTTTCCCCACACCACATGGATTTTCCAGGCACTATTTCACTGCGACCAGAAACATTAATGGCGATTTTAGAAGATATTGTATCAAGCTTGAAGCAACATGGCATCGAGAAATTTCTATTTATTAATGGACATGGCGGAAATAGTGCAACGATCTCTGTTTCAGCCAATATTTTGACACGCAAATATGATGTAGAGATTGCATCAAGTGATTTTATAAATGCAGCTGTAAATACAACGAAAGAAGAGGTGCATTCGGAGCATTTTGGGCATGCCTGTGAGCGTGAAACTTCGGAAAGTATGTATTTAGCGCCAGAAATTGTTCGTACAGATAAGATTCAAGCAGGAGATATGAACATGGACTCTTTCGCTATGAAGTACCGTAAAAAGCCATATATCAGTATTGTTAACCAGTTTAAAGAAATTACAAATAGCGGTAATATTGGCGATGGGAAGAAAGGAAGCTATGAATTAGGAGAGAAGATGATCAACGAGGCACTGGATAACATAAGTGAATTTATACTAGATTTTATGAAAACTAAACGGTAG
- the rpsR gene encoding 30S ribosomal protein S18, producing MAARRGRPRRRKVCYFTANGITHIDYKDVDLLKRFISERGTILPRRVTGTSAKYQRKLTTAIKRARTMALLPYVSE from the coding sequence ATGGCAGCTCGTCGCGGTCGTCCAAGACGTCGTAAAGTATGTTATTTCACTGCAAATGGCATTACACATATCGATTATAAAGATGTTGATTTATTAAAACGTTTCATTTCTGAGCGTGGAACAATTTTACCACGCCGTGTAACTGGAACTTCTGCTAAATATCAACGTAAATTAACTACAGCAATTAAACGTGCTCGTACAATGGCATTATTACCATATGTAAGTGAGTAA
- the ssb gene encoding single-stranded DNA-binding protein gives MLNRVVLVGRLTRDPDLRYTPSGVAVANFTLAVNRPFTNQQGNRDADFINCVVWRRPAENLANYMKKGNLVGVDGRLQSRSYEGQDGKMVYITEVVADSVQFLESRGAGAVSGQGQSGYQPNQDYNQNPYPTQPSPVKYDDGPFQNDGGPVDISDDDLPF, from the coding sequence ATGTTAAATCGAGTTGTGCTTGTCGGTAGATTGACAAGAGATCCTGATTTACGCTATACGCCTAGTGGTGTAGCTGTAGCAAACTTCACGTTGGCAGTAAACCGACCTTTTACAAATCAACAAGGTAATCGAGATGCAGATTTTATTAACTGTGTCGTTTGGCGTAGGCCAGCAGAAAACCTTGCTAATTATATGAAAAAGGGAAATCTTGTTGGTGTAGATGGACGTCTACAATCTCGTAGTTATGAAGGACAAGATGGTAAAATGGTTTATATAACAGAGGTTGTCGCAGATAGCGTACAATTCCTTGAATCTAGAGGAGCAGGTGCTGTTTCAGGACAAGGTCAATCAGGATATCAGCCAAATCAAGACTATAACCAGAATCCATATCCAACTCAACCCTCACCAGTTAAATACGATGATGGTCCTTTCCAAAATGATGGTGGCCCAGTCGATATTTCTGACGATGATTTACCGTTTTAA
- the rpsF gene encoding 30S ribosomal protein S6, with the protein MRKYEIMYIIRPNIEEEAQKALIERFNSVLTDNGAEIEKVEEKGKKRLAYEIEDHRDGYYVLVNFASGEEAINEFERQAKYSEDIIRHIAVRVED; encoded by the coding sequence ATGAGAAAATACGAAATTATGTACATCATCCGCCCAAATATCGAAGAAGAGGCTCAAAAAGCTCTAATTGAACGTTTTAATAGCGTTTTAACAGATAATGGCGCGGAGATTGAAAAAGTAGAAGAAAAAGGTAAAAAGAGGCTTGCTTACGAAATCGAAGACCATCGCGATGGTTACTATGTATTAGTTAACTTTGCAAGTGGAGAAGAAGCAATCAATGAATTCGAACGTCAAGCTAAGTATTCAGAAGATATTATTCGTCATATCGCAGTTCGCGTAGAAGACTAA